Genomic window (Achromobacter sp. B7):
GTGCGCAGCGCCGGCATCGAGGTGCGCAATGAATCAGTGGTGTTGCAGGCGCGCGGCGGGCGGCACGTGAAGGGCGTGGTCCTGGCCTCTTACGTGGGCGGGCAAGCCGGGCCGGCCACTGCCCGGCTGGCTTGCGATCTGGTCGCCGTGTCCGGCGGCTGGAACCCGGCGTTGCACCTGCATGCGCAGTCGGGCGGGCAGACGCGCTGGGACGATGCCCATGCCTGCTTTGTGCCGATGGGTTCGCAACAGGCGCAGGCCAGCGCCGGCGCGGCCAACGGAGAGTTCTCGCTGGCACTGGCGCTGGAAGGCGGGGCAAAGGCGGGCAGCCGGGCAGCGATGCTGGCGGGCCTGAACCCGGCGGGCGCGCTGGCCTGGCGCACCGCCGACATCGCGCAAGATCCGTTGATGCCGCTGTGGCAGGTGGCCGGTCGTGTGCGTCCCAGCCGGGGCGCCAAGCAATTCGTGGACTACCAGAATGATGTCACAGTGGCCGACATCCACCTGGCCGTGCGCGAAGGCTATCACTCGGTCGAGCACGTGAAGCGCTATACCGCCATGGGCTTTGGCACCGACCAGGGCAAGCTGGGCAACATCAACGGCGCGGCCGTCCTGGCCGACGCGCTGGGCAAGACCATTGCGCAAACCGGCACCACCACCTATCGGCCAAACTACACGCCCGTGGCGTTCGGCGCGCTGGCCGGGCGCGAGCTGGGCGATTTCTTCGACCCCATCCGCAAGACCAGCGTGCACGAATGGCACGTGTCGCGGGGTGCGGTTTTTGAAGACGTCGGCAACTGGAAGCGCCCGTGGTACTTTCCGTTGCCCGGCGAGAGCATGCAGGCCGCGGTGGCGCGCGAATGCCTGGCCGTGCGCAACGGCGTTGGCATGCTGGATGCGTCCACGCTGGGCAAGATCGACATCCAGGGTCCGGATGCGGCAACGTTGCTGAACTGGGTCTACACCAACCTGTGGAGCAAGCTTGAAGTGGGCAAGGGCCGTTATGGCCTGATGCTGGACGAGAACGGCATGGTGTTCGACGACGGTGTCACGATGCGCCTGGGCGAGCAACACTATCTGATGAGCACCACCACCGGCGGCGCCGCCCGCGTGCTGGCATGGATGGAACGGTGGCTGCAAACCGAATGGCCGCATCTGGATGTGCACCTGACCACCGTCACGGACCATTTCGCCACCTTCGCCGTGGCGGGGCCGCTGGCGCGCAAGGTCTTGCAGAGCGTCTGCCCCGACATGGACTTTTCAAACGCGGCATTCCCGTTCATGAGTTTTCGTGACGGCTCGGTTGCCGGTGCCGGCTGGTCCAGCCCCGCGCGCATCATGCGCATCAGCTTTTCGGGCGAACTGTCGTACGAAGTCAACGTGCCCGCAAACCTGGGGCAGCGCGTCTGGAATGCGTTGATGGAGGCCGGCCACGAGCACGGCATCACGCCCTACGGCACCGAAACCATGCACGTGTTGCGCGCCGAAAAGGGCTACATCATCGTGGGCCAGGACACGGACGGCTCCATGACGCCGCAGGACCTGGGCATGGGCGGCATGGTTGCCAAGTCTAAGGACTGCCTGGGCAAGCGTTCGCTTTCACGCGCCCACACGGCAAGCGCGCAGCGCAAGCAATTCGTCGGCTTGCTGGCGCGCGATCCGGCGGTTGTGCTGCCCGAGGGCAGCCAGATCATGCACCGTGCAAGCCGTGCGCCCATCGTGCCCATGATCGGCCACGTCACGTCCAGCTACATGAGCCCCACGTTGAACCGGTCGATTGCGCTGGGGTGGGTGCAGGACGGGCAAGAACGAATGGGGCAGCTGGTGGAAGTGGCGCTGCCCACGGGCGGCTTCATGCCGGCCACCATACACAGCACGGTTTTCTACGATCCCGAAGGAGGGCGCCAGCATGTGGACTGAAACCTATCAGGAGTCGCCCTTGAAGGGCCTCAAACCCGTACAGGCACCCGCGCAAACGAGCGACACCAAGCGCTTGCGCATCGTCGAAAGGCCATTTCTGGATCTGGCCGTGCTGCGCGGCAATGCACGGTCGCCCGGCTTTACCGACGCGCTTGAACGCGCCCTGGGAGCCGCGCCGCCGCTGGCGCCCAACACGGTCGTCCAAGGTCGCCTGCATCTGGTGGCCTGGATGGGGCCGGATGAATGGTGGTTGCAGTCGCTGGCGCTGGCGCGGCCAGCGCTTGAAGGCGCGCTGCGTCCGGCATTGGCCGGGCTATCGGCAACGGTGGTGGATGTCAGCAGCGGCTATACGGTGCTGCAATTGCTGGGCGACTCCGCGCGCGACGTGCTGGAAAAAGGTTGCCCGCTGGATTTGCATCCACGCGTCTT
Coding sequences:
- a CDS encoding sarcosine oxidase subunit alpha family protein, translated to MRQPHRLAHGGRLDTATSIEFTFNGRTLYGCQGDTLASALLANGEHFVGRSFKYHRPRGVMTAGVEEPNALVQLEDGGHTVPNPAATTVELYEGLRATSVNAAPDLERDRMAILQRVGRFIPAGFYYKTFMWPRRWWPRYERFIRQAGGLGRAPAQPDPDHYDKRYAHCDVLVVGGGPAGLAAAMAAGMAGARVILVDNQSELGGGLLSSPALINGAANNDWIRQTHAALQGMSDVRILSRSTAFGYHDQNLVTVCEQLSDHLPVTGRRGVRQRLWKVRAKQVVLATGAHERPLLFGNNDLPGIMLASAVSTYVRRYAVLPGRRVVLYTNNDGAYRTALDLREQGANVTVVDPRPPGRGALPDAVRSAGIEVRNESVVLQARGGRHVKGVVLASYVGGQAGPATARLACDLVAVSGGWNPALHLHAQSGGQTRWDDAHACFVPMGSQQAQASAGAANGEFSLALALEGGAKAGSRAAMLAGLNPAGALAWRTADIAQDPLMPLWQVAGRVRPSRGAKQFVDYQNDVTVADIHLAVREGYHSVEHVKRYTAMGFGTDQGKLGNINGAAVLADALGKTIAQTGTTTYRPNYTPVAFGALAGRELGDFFDPIRKTSVHEWHVSRGAVFEDVGNWKRPWYFPLPGESMQAAVARECLAVRNGVGMLDASTLGKIDIQGPDAATLLNWVYTNLWSKLEVGKGRYGLMLDENGMVFDDGVTMRLGEQHYLMSTTTGGAARVLAWMERWLQTEWPHLDVHLTTVTDHFATFAVAGPLARKVLQSVCPDMDFSNAAFPFMSFRDGSVAGAGWSSPARIMRISFSGELSYEVNVPANLGQRVWNALMEAGHEHGITPYGTETMHVLRAEKGYIIVGQDTDGSMTPQDLGMGGMVAKSKDCLGKRSLSRAHTASAQRKQFVGLLARDPAVVLPEGSQIMHRASRAPIVPMIGHVTSSYMSPTLNRSIALGWVQDGQERMGQLVEVALPTGGFMPATIHSTVFYDPEGGRQHVD
- a CDS encoding sarcosine oxidase subunit gamma, with amino-acid sequence MWTETYQESPLKGLKPVQAPAQTSDTKRLRIVERPFLDLAVLRGNARSPGFTDALERALGAAPPLAPNTVVQGRLHLVAWMGPDEWWLQSLALARPALEGALRPALAGLSATVVDVSSGYTVLQLLGDSARDVLEKGCPLDLHPRVFGPGQCAQSHYFKAGVMVRALEARGVEVVVRRSFADYAGRMLLDAAREFMSPNQRIERA